One Mycolicibacterium parafortuitum DNA segment encodes these proteins:
- a CDS encoding exonuclease domain-containing protein — protein MGNATPGWHQDPWGQAELRWWTGSEWTGWTHPPAQVAAGLAAPRATAPQVERGISGVLAGADRIAVIDVETTGLYRVDRVVEIAIVTMDATGSVIDEFDTLINPGRDPGPTWIHGVTASMLTEAPSFDDVAHHLAVRLHGAVVVAHNLRFDTRMIGHELSRAGIDIDWGYGLDTLHATGCKLAVACAEYDIPINNAHRALVDARATGQLLFAVAEAFSTPCSPVSATPLHRTQPRRVLTRDGFTAVTLDVPYLAELARGVHADADVAPYVTLLDRAVSDLQLTSEERVELTELAHELGLDDRQRERAHREFLNGLIDAALEDSVITDTELDQLCRVAALLELDAKLVTRRTNPYRIAESTLTLEAGLKVCFTGAALDELGSPIDRDAIIHPEARAHGLQTHDSLTKSCGLLIAADTASESTKVDTARRFGVPVASFADYRHALATGNPLRVTNIDNPGIAQVCGTCGDSWMAARRSSTPLCSPCRSNRPTSKAQSLVTRPPKLPAPPAIETLVCTECMGSWERPRTRGRRPTRCPDCAPSRAGVNA, from the coding sequence GTGGGTAATGCAACACCGGGGTGGCATCAAGACCCGTGGGGCCAGGCTGAGCTGCGCTGGTGGACCGGCAGCGAATGGACCGGTTGGACACACCCACCGGCGCAGGTCGCTGCGGGTCTCGCCGCCCCGAGAGCCACTGCTCCACAGGTCGAGCGAGGAATCTCCGGGGTCCTCGCGGGGGCTGACCGCATCGCCGTTATCGACGTCGAAACCACCGGTCTGTATCGCGTCGATCGCGTTGTCGAGATCGCCATCGTGACCATGGACGCAACCGGATCGGTGATCGACGAGTTCGACACCCTGATCAACCCGGGCCGAGATCCGGGGCCGACATGGATCCACGGCGTCACCGCCTCGATGCTCACCGAAGCGCCGAGCTTCGACGACGTCGCCCATCACCTCGCGGTCCGACTGCACGGCGCTGTCGTCGTCGCCCACAACCTACGATTCGATACCCGCATGATCGGCCACGAACTCTCCCGGGCCGGCATCGACATTGACTGGGGATACGGCCTCGACACCCTGCACGCCACCGGCTGCAAACTCGCCGTCGCCTGCGCCGAATACGACATCCCGATCAACAATGCGCATCGAGCCCTAGTCGACGCCCGCGCCACCGGCCAACTCCTGTTCGCCGTCGCGGAAGCGTTCAGCACACCCTGCTCGCCGGTCTCAGCGACCCCGCTGCACCGAACCCAACCGCGGCGCGTCCTCACCCGCGACGGATTTACCGCCGTCACTCTCGACGTTCCCTACCTCGCCGAACTCGCCCGCGGAGTACACGCAGACGCCGACGTCGCGCCGTACGTGACCCTGCTCGACCGTGCCGTGAGCGATCTGCAACTGACGAGCGAAGAGAGAGTCGAGCTCACTGAACTGGCCCACGAACTCGGCCTCGATGACCGGCAGCGGGAACGTGCACACCGAGAATTCCTCAACGGCCTCATCGACGCTGCACTGGAAGACTCGGTAATAACTGACACCGAGCTCGACCAATTGTGCCGCGTGGCAGCGCTTCTCGAACTCGACGCCAAGCTCGTCACCCGACGTACGAACCCGTACCGAATCGCCGAATCCACCCTCACGCTGGAAGCCGGATTGAAGGTGTGCTTCACCGGCGCAGCGCTCGACGAACTCGGCAGCCCGATCGACCGTGACGCCATCATTCATCCCGAGGCCCGCGCGCACGGACTCCAAACGCACGACTCACTTACCAAGTCGTGTGGCTTGCTCATCGCCGCCGACACCGCGTCCGAGTCCACCAAAGTGGATACCGCCCGTCGCTTCGGCGTACCAGTGGCATCGTTCGCGGACTACCGGCACGCCCTCGCCACCGGAAACCCGCTGCGGGTAACCAACATTGACAATCCCGGCATCGCGCAAGTATGTGGCACATGCGGAGACTCCTGGATGGCAGCGCGCCGATCCAGCACACCCCTGTGTTCACCATGCCGAAGCAACCGACCGACGAGCAAGGCGCAATCGCTTGTCACCCGGCCGCCGAAATTGCCGGCGCCACCCGCGATCGAAACCCTGGTCTGCACCGAATGCATGGGTAGTTGGGAACGGCCCCGTACCCGGGGACGGCGCCCAACCCGCTGCCCGGACTGCGCGCCAAGCCGCGCAGGGGTGAATGCCTGA
- a CDS encoding tannase/feruloyl esterase family alpha/beta hydrolase has product MPSPADSIGYGPYPQEGQLWFGFPRGTDVSATAGPEPFSIAADFVAMALGDLSIGSPTLVNASGGGTDGWRNLTYQQMTQALENGEAMQEQLAHINTDNPDLSAFRNRGGKMLMYHGLADQAIVPGGSIIYYQRVLDTMGGPAAVQEFFRFYLVPGMGHAFANGTANPDAQPPIPDHARLYQSLTDWVENGVAPGHYEAPSPDSALPEVPLCLYPARYTTTGSGTGIDIGCA; this is encoded by the coding sequence GTGCCGTCGCCTGCGGACTCGATCGGATACGGCCCCTACCCGCAGGAGGGGCAGCTGTGGTTCGGCTTCCCCCGTGGCACCGACGTCAGTGCCACCGCCGGACCGGAGCCGTTCTCGATCGCCGCCGACTTCGTGGCGATGGCGCTCGGTGATCTGAGCATCGGCTCGCCGACCCTGGTGAACGCCTCCGGTGGGGGCACCGACGGGTGGCGCAATCTCACCTACCAGCAGATGACTCAGGCGTTGGAGAACGGCGAAGCCATGCAGGAACAGTTGGCGCACATCAACACCGACAATCCGGATCTCTCGGCGTTCCGCAATCGCGGCGGCAAGATGCTGATGTACCACGGCCTGGCCGATCAGGCCATCGTGCCGGGCGGATCGATCATCTACTACCAGCGGGTGCTCGACACCATGGGCGGCCCGGCTGCGGTGCAGGAGTTCTTCCGCTTCTATCTGGTGCCGGGTATGGGCCACGCCTTCGCCAACGGCACCGCCAACCCGGATGCGCAACCGCCCATCCCCGATCACGCCCGCCTCTACCAGAGCCTGACCGACTGGGTTGAAAATGGGGTGGCACCGGGACATTACGAGGCACCGAGCCCTGACTCGGCGCTCCCCGAGGTGCCGCTGTGCCTGTATCCCGCACGCTATACGACGACCGGATCGGGGACGGGCATCGACATCGGCTGCGCGTAG
- a CDS encoding ABC transporter ATP-binding protein, whose protein sequence is MGVQIDVTGLSKSFGSSKIWEDVTMSIPAGEVSVLLGPSGTGKSVFLKSLIGLLRPERGSIVIDGTNILECSAKELYEIRTLFGVLFQDGALFGSMNIYDNTAFPLREHTKKSESEIRNIVMEKLELVGMPNDGHKFPGEISGGMRKRAGLARALVLDPQIILCDEPDSGLDPVRTAYLSQLLIDINAQIDATVLIVTHNINIARTVPDNIGMLFRKKLVMFGPREVLLTSEEPVVKQFLNGRRIGPIGMSEEKDEATAAAEAAMLEQGQHDGGVEEIEGVPPQLSATPGMPERKGVARRQARVREILHTLPPAAQEAIRDDLEGTHKYASHEPGHVARAHHEDDAPTQSIPVTPTGTGS, encoded by the coding sequence ATGGGTGTCCAAATCGATGTGACTGGGCTGAGTAAATCGTTCGGATCGTCGAAGATCTGGGAAGACGTCACGATGTCGATTCCCGCCGGTGAGGTCAGCGTTCTGCTGGGCCCCTCCGGTACCGGTAAGTCGGTGTTCCTGAAGTCGCTGATCGGTCTGTTGCGCCCGGAGCGCGGTTCGATCGTGATCGATGGCACCAACATTCTGGAGTGCTCGGCCAAGGAACTGTATGAGATCCGCACCCTGTTCGGTGTGCTGTTCCAGGACGGCGCGCTGTTCGGCTCGATGAACATCTATGACAACACCGCCTTCCCGTTGCGTGAGCACACCAAGAAGAGCGAGTCCGAGATCCGCAACATCGTGATGGAGAAGCTCGAGCTGGTCGGTATGCCCAACGACGGGCACAAGTTCCCCGGTGAGATCTCCGGCGGTATGCGCAAGCGCGCCGGTCTGGCCCGCGCGCTGGTGTTGGACCCACAGATCATCCTCTGCGACGAGCCGGACTCCGGTCTGGACCCGGTCCGTACCGCCTATCTGTCCCAGCTGCTGATCGACATCAACGCCCAGATCGACGCGACGGTGCTGATCGTGACGCACAACATCAACATCGCCCGGACCGTGCCGGACAACATCGGCATGCTGTTCCGCAAGAAGCTGGTCATGTTCGGTCCGCGTGAGGTGCTGCTGACCTCGGAGGAGCCGGTGGTCAAGCAGTTCCTCAATGGTCGCCGGATCGGGCCGATCGGTATGTCGGAGGAGAAGGACGAGGCGACCGCGGCCGCCGAGGCGGCGATGCTGGAGCAGGGTCAGCACGACGGTGGTGTCGAGGAGATCGAGGGCGTGCCCCCGCAGCTGTCGGCCACCCCGGGTATGCCCGAGCGTAAGGGTGTGGCCCGTCGGCAGGCCCGGGTGCGTGAGATCCTGCACACCCTGCCCCCGGCCGCGCAGGAAGCCATCCGCGACGATCTGGAAGGCACCCACAAGTACGCCTCGCACGAACCGGGCCACGTCGCCCGCGCACACCACGAGGACGACGCACCCACCCAGTCGATCCCCGTGACGCCGACCGGAACAGGTTCCTGA
- a CDS encoding sugar phosphate isomerase/epimerase family protein, with protein sequence MEIGLITDSLGGLSLEEALGVAQRAGLASVEIATGNWSEGPHCDLQALVGSSQARDDLLKTVADYGLRLSALCANGNQLHPVSGQQQDKVVRDTIEVAGRMGVPTVVLMSGLPGGGPDDKVPNWVTTAWPPENLAVLDYQWSQVAVPYWRDLADVARAAGVRLAVEACGGQLVHSVGTLTRLIDAVGSDVVGANLDPSHLMWMGADIPSVIRALAGSIFHVHAKDVRVNRWIADRDGLLDTTAHADTANRAWNYVTLGLGQPAGQAFWADFVYNLRSVGYDGTLNIEHEDSLVNSVEGVERSAALLRAVILAEKPDWVPANV encoded by the coding sequence GTGGAAATCGGCCTGATCACGGACTCGCTCGGCGGCTTGTCCCTCGAAGAAGCACTCGGTGTGGCTCAACGAGCCGGGCTGGCATCGGTCGAGATCGCCACCGGCAACTGGTCGGAGGGTCCGCATTGTGATCTCCAGGCTCTGGTGGGCTCATCGCAGGCACGTGATGACCTGCTCAAGACCGTCGCTGACTACGGTCTACGGTTGAGTGCGCTGTGCGCCAACGGAAATCAGTTGCATCCGGTTTCCGGGCAGCAGCAGGACAAGGTGGTCCGCGACACCATCGAGGTCGCCGGACGCATGGGTGTGCCGACTGTGGTGCTGATGTCCGGCCTACCGGGTGGCGGCCCCGACGACAAGGTTCCGAACTGGGTGACCACTGCCTGGCCGCCGGAGAACCTGGCCGTGCTGGACTACCAGTGGTCGCAGGTCGCAGTTCCATACTGGCGGGACCTGGCCGATGTGGCACGTGCCGCCGGCGTGCGGTTGGCCGTAGAGGCCTGTGGTGGTCAGCTGGTGCACAGTGTCGGGACGCTGACCCGGCTGATCGACGCGGTTGGGTCGGATGTGGTCGGCGCGAACCTCGATCCATCCCACCTGATGTGGATGGGAGCCGACATCCCCTCGGTCATCCGTGCGCTGGCGGGATCCATCTTCCATGTGCACGCCAAGGATGTGAGGGTGAACCGCTGGATCGCGGACCGGGACGGGTTATTGGACACCACCGCGCATGCCGACACCGCCAATCGGGCCTGGAACTATGTCACTCTCGGTCTGGGGCAACCTGCGGGGCAGGCGTTCTGGGCAGATTTCGTCTACAACCTGCGATCGGTGGGATATGACGGCACCCTCAACATCGAGCACGAGGATTCACTGGTCAACTCCGTCGAGGGCGTCGAACGTTCCGCGGCGTTACTGCGCGCGGTGATTCTTGCCGAGAAGCCGGACTGGGTGCCCGCCAACGTATAA
- a CDS encoding DUF6602 domain-containing protein: MTRTFDVAAAFRRKQSTLLDSHASIRNVSSHPTTLGNHSEADWSGVLRGFLPERYVVGPIFAVDADGATSEQIDVAVYDRQYSPLWFGSQGGADFVPVEAVYAVFEVKPIVNTTYITAARQKIASVRRLRRTSAPIKHAGGTYGAVDPSAKHVIGGLLAAEASWSDREATVAKLREHLPSVGQDDSLDIGIAVDTVAFDYTPVPVELGSREDTIPLEFSAESDQLIHFGIRLFRQLQQLGTVLAIDMSAYETALGSPIKRAAN; this comes from the coding sequence ATGACTCGTACTTTCGATGTCGCAGCAGCGTTTCGTCGTAAGCAATCAACACTTCTCGACTCCCACGCCTCCATTCGTAATGTAAGCAGTCATCCCACGACTCTCGGAAACCACTCTGAGGCTGATTGGTCGGGTGTATTGAGGGGCTTTCTGCCCGAGCGCTACGTCGTCGGGCCAATCTTTGCAGTTGATGCTGACGGCGCCACGAGCGAACAGATCGACGTAGCGGTCTACGACCGCCAGTACTCGCCTCTCTGGTTCGGGTCGCAAGGCGGGGCCGACTTCGTGCCCGTGGAAGCCGTCTACGCGGTCTTCGAGGTCAAGCCCATCGTCAATACGACGTACATCACCGCCGCACGCCAAAAGATCGCATCGGTCCGCCGGCTGCGCCGGACGTCGGCGCCAATAAAACACGCCGGCGGGACCTACGGCGCTGTTGACCCATCGGCCAAACACGTCATCGGCGGTCTTCTGGCAGCAGAGGCGTCCTGGTCGGATCGCGAAGCGACCGTTGCGAAGCTTCGGGAACACCTTCCGTCAGTAGGCCAAGACGACTCGCTCGACATCGGCATCGCGGTCGACACGGTCGCGTTCGACTACACGCCGGTGCCGGTCGAACTAGGGAGCCGCGAGGACACGATTCCGCTTGAATTCAGCGCTGAATCCGACCAGCTGATTCACTTCGGAATCCGGCTTTTTCGCCAACTACAGCAACTCGGGACTGTGCTTGCCATTGATATGAGTGCTTACGAGACAGCACTTGGCTCGCCCATAAAACGCGCGGCTAACTAG
- a CDS encoding Mu transposase domain-containing protein has translation MLTWEDDLEVHALRKRGWSISAIARHTGFDRKTVRKYLDGDGEPGVRARRGPDPFEPFVDYVTARLVEDPHLWARTLYDELEDLGFALSYQSLTRNIRARNLRPVCEACRSVTQRPNAVIPHEPGDETQWDWLDLPDPPEFWGWGKTAHLLVGSLAHSAKWRGSLSPSQDQPHLVSGLDRVTRGLGGCTRVWRFDRMATVCDPGSGRVTASFAGVAKHYGVSVAICPPRRGNRKGVVEKANHTAAQRWWRTLADDMTVEAAQASLDRFAQVRGDTRLRATADGRSSVAAVAKTEPLAPVPAVPYPMIVSETRTASRQALVSYRGNRYSVPPELAAAQVVVSHPVGGEFCDIATASGIVIARHRMAADGLGVMVRDSGHVIALDSAAMATSMTGRPHRRKERIPPGPAAKAAAAQLLQQHDTAKGIDQSRTPSTDSTVIDLSAYERAAQKRTIQ, from the coding sequence ATGCTCACATGGGAGGACGACTTGGAAGTACATGCCCTACGCAAACGTGGTTGGTCGATCTCGGCGATCGCCCGCCACACCGGCTTCGATCGCAAAACGGTCCGCAAGTACCTCGACGGTGACGGGGAGCCCGGGGTCCGGGCTCGCCGCGGCCCGGACCCGTTCGAGCCGTTCGTCGACTACGTCACCGCCCGCCTGGTCGAGGACCCGCATCTATGGGCCCGCACCCTCTACGACGAGCTCGAGGATCTCGGGTTCGCGCTGTCGTATCAAAGCCTGACCCGCAACATCCGAGCCCGCAATCTGCGCCCGGTGTGTGAGGCGTGCCGCTCGGTCACCCAGCGTCCGAACGCGGTGATCCCGCACGAGCCCGGTGATGAAACCCAATGGGATTGGCTGGATTTGCCCGATCCGCCCGAGTTCTGGGGGTGGGGCAAGACCGCGCACCTGCTGGTGGGCTCGCTGGCTCATTCGGCCAAATGGCGAGGGTCGTTGTCGCCCTCGCAGGACCAACCGCATCTGGTCTCCGGCCTTGACCGCGTGACCCGCGGCTTGGGTGGGTGCACACGGGTGTGGCGGTTTGACCGGATGGCCACAGTCTGCGACCCCGGCAGCGGCCGGGTGACCGCCTCGTTCGCCGGGGTGGCCAAGCACTACGGGGTTTCGGTGGCGATCTGCCCGCCGCGGCGCGGCAACCGCAAAGGTGTGGTGGAAAAGGCCAACCACACTGCCGCGCAACGCTGGTGGCGCACTCTGGCCGACGACATGACCGTCGAGGCGGCCCAAGCCAGCCTGGACCGCTTCGCCCAAGTGCGTGGCGATACCCGGCTACGGGCCACCGCCGACGGCCGGTCCTCGGTCGCCGCGGTGGCCAAGACCGAACCGCTGGCTCCGGTGCCGGCGGTGCCGTATCCGATGATCGTTTCCGAGACCCGCACCGCGTCGCGCCAAGCGTTGGTGTCCTACCGCGGCAACCGCTACTCGGTGCCCCCGGAACTGGCCGCCGCCCAGGTGGTGGTGTCACATCCAGTCGGCGGCGAGTTCTGCGATATCGCCACCGCCAGCGGGATCGTGATCGCCCGGCATCGGATGGCCGCTGACGGGCTCGGAGTGATGGTGCGTGACAGCGGCCATGTCATCGCGTTGGACAGCGCCGCGATGGCCACCTCCATGACCGGGCGCCCGCACCGCCGCAAGGAACGCATCCCACCCGGGCCGGCAGCTAAAGCCGCTGCCGCGCAACTGCTTCAGCAGCACGACACCGCTAAAGGTATTGACCAATCCCGCACTCCGTCCACCGATTCCACCGTGATCGATCTGTCCGCCTACGAGCGGGCCGCCCAGAAAAGGACCATTCAGTGA
- a CDS encoding 3-hydroxyacyl-CoA dehydrogenase, with amino-acid sequence MEIKDSVAVVTGGASGLGLATTKRLLDAGASVVVIDLKGEEAVAELGERAKFVAANVTDEEAVSKALDVAESLGPVRINVNCAGIGNAIKTLGKEGPFPLDDFRKVVEVNLIGTFNVIRLAAERIAKTEPLKNEERGVIINTASVAAFEGQVGQAAYSASKGGVVGMTIPIARDLSRSLIRVCTIAPGLFKTPLLGSLPEEAQRSLGQQVPHPARLGDPDEYGALAVHIVENPMLNGEVIRLDGAIRMAPR; translated from the coding sequence ATGGAGATCAAGGATTCGGTAGCGGTTGTCACCGGTGGGGCCTCGGGCCTGGGCCTGGCCACCACCAAGCGACTGCTCGACGCGGGAGCCTCCGTCGTCGTCATCGACCTCAAGGGTGAAGAGGCCGTCGCCGAACTGGGTGAGCGCGCCAAGTTCGTCGCCGCCAACGTCACCGACGAGGAGGCCGTGAGCAAGGCTCTCGATGTCGCCGAGTCGCTCGGCCCGGTGCGGATCAACGTCAACTGCGCCGGCATCGGTAACGCCATCAAGACCCTCGGTAAGGAAGGCCCGTTCCCGCTGGATGATTTCCGTAAGGTCGTTGAGGTCAACCTGATCGGTACCTTCAATGTCATCCGGCTGGCTGCCGAGCGGATCGCCAAGACCGAACCTCTGAAGAACGAGGAGCGCGGCGTCATCATCAACACCGCCTCGGTCGCCGCGTTCGAGGGCCAGGTCGGTCAGGCCGCCTACTCGGCGTCCAAGGGTGGCGTGGTCGGTATGACGATCCCGATCGCACGGGATCTGTCGCGCAGCCTGATCCGCGTCTGCACCATCGCACCGGGCCTGTTCAAGACCCCGCTGCTCGGTTCGCTGCCCGAGGAGGCGCAGCGCTCGCTCGGTCAGCAGGTGCCGCACCCGGCGCGACTGGGCGACCCGGACGAGTACGGCGCACTCGCCGTGCACATCGTGGAAAACCCGATGCTCAACGGTGAGGTCATCCGGCTGGATGGCGCGATCCGCATGGCCCCGCGCTGA
- a CDS encoding TniQ family protein, which produces MIRTLPLRAQPQAGESLTSWLCAYARTNNVTWRQILTAVGLHRRRGDMKNIGWAGYLHTHEINTLAAATAVDTDQLRSMTLHRFQPLGITAARRPTHIDYGTLTATARPTRYCPQCLSENGGRWQLTWLLGWTFACTRHRRLLADTCPRCGRPPMRAAPLTDVVPDLRFCTQSGGGHGHTVCGADLRGHKRRLAASSAMLAAQHTINTLSAGDTTTFPLYAPHTATPARALADLRALARDMATSYAAPKHRPGQPNIDTCIDRVADAFTIATRSLTAPDITRAAMVIRTFSADAPTSVSARLQRAVVTASSHPRVAAAELAALDPDLPIADVLRFRTCTPRPAIPRRPEATLTSLARRLPTLLWAPWVTYILGNDDDSPVIRRMLACAVAHVGTTAPTAAIATMLGNTARDAAVVYAALRSLAECPSRSAVAGRIIELADHLAATPARIDYHRRRRLDYTDLLADRRSGTPVAFDALRCLAFEHLSGLPRAGAPWYRETAAFARRCHAAAAAGALEEPGVLTSMEEFLQRQGIAEPPVAVPALHVTLL; this is translated from the coding sequence CTGATTCGAACACTGCCGCTGCGCGCACAACCACAGGCCGGCGAAAGTCTCACCTCGTGGTTGTGCGCGTACGCGCGCACCAATAACGTCACCTGGCGCCAAATACTCACCGCCGTCGGCTTGCACCGCCGCCGCGGCGACATGAAAAACATCGGCTGGGCCGGCTACCTGCACACCCACGAGATCAACACACTCGCTGCCGCCACCGCGGTCGATACCGACCAACTCCGCTCGATGACGCTGCACCGCTTCCAACCGCTCGGCATCACGGCGGCCCGCCGCCCCACCCATATCGACTACGGCACGCTGACCGCCACTGCACGTCCGACGCGATACTGCCCACAATGCCTGTCCGAGAACGGCGGTCGATGGCAACTGACATGGCTGCTGGGCTGGACCTTCGCCTGCACCCGGCACAGGCGCCTACTCGCCGACACCTGCCCCCGATGCGGACGACCGCCGATGCGCGCCGCCCCGCTGACCGACGTCGTTCCCGATCTACGTTTCTGCACCCAGTCCGGCGGAGGGCACGGTCACACCGTCTGCGGTGCGGACCTGCGCGGCCACAAGCGCCGCCTTGCGGCGTCGTCGGCCATGCTCGCCGCCCAACACACCATCAATACGCTGTCCGCCGGCGACACCACCACGTTCCCCCTCTACGCCCCGCATACCGCCACCCCTGCCAGGGCGCTCGCCGATCTGCGTGCACTCGCTCGCGACATGGCCACCAGCTATGCAGCACCGAAGCACCGACCAGGGCAACCCAACATCGATACCTGCATCGATCGGGTAGCCGACGCGTTCACTATCGCCACACGGTCGCTCACCGCCCCCGACATCACCCGCGCGGCCATGGTCATTCGCACCTTTTCGGCTGACGCGCCGACGTCAGTGTCGGCCAGGCTTCAGCGAGCCGTCGTCACCGCCTCCTCGCATCCGCGGGTCGCGGCGGCCGAACTGGCCGCACTTGACCCGGACCTTCCCATCGCCGACGTGCTGCGCTTCCGCACCTGCACGCCCCGTCCGGCGATACCGCGGCGTCCCGAAGCCACGCTCACGTCGCTGGCGCGGCGGCTGCCGACCCTGCTGTGGGCGCCGTGGGTCACCTACATTCTCGGCAACGATGACGACTCTCCGGTCATTCGGCGGATGCTGGCCTGCGCCGTCGCACATGTTGGCACCACCGCACCCACCGCCGCCATCGCCACCATGCTCGGCAACACCGCGCGTGACGCCGCGGTCGTGTACGCCGCACTACGGTCTTTGGCGGAGTGCCCCAGTCGATCTGCAGTCGCCGGCCGCATCATCGAACTGGCCGATCACCTCGCTGCGACGCCCGCCCGCATCGACTACCACCGCCGCCGGCGACTCGACTACACCGATCTGCTCGCCGACCGACGGTCCGGAACACCCGTTGCCTTTGATGCTCTGCGCTGCTTGGCATTCGAACATCTCAGTGGTCTTCCGCGGGCCGGTGCGCCTTGGTATCGCGAGACGGCTGCTTTCGCGCGGCGGTGCCACGCAGCCGCTGCGGCAGGTGCTTTGGAGGAGCCGGGTGTGCTTACGTCGATGGAAGAATTCCTACAGCGGCAGGGGATCGCCGAGCCACCCGTGGCCGTGCCCGCGCTTCACGTCACGCTGTTGTGA
- a CDS encoding AMP-dependent synthetase/ligase codes for MSISPLESAKLTAALEQEVTLCGLFQRTVAANPDDIAIRAHGDTVGITRGEYARAVEEIAGKLAGLGVRHGDTVGLMMSNRPEFHLIDTAVLHLGATPFSIYNTSAPQQISYLLNHAENTVMLCESQYVGRIREAADLQHLEHIVVIDEDDAAPTGTSSLASLAIPEDFDFESCWRAVRPDDVATLIYTSGTTGPPKGVELTHANVLFVLQTCNVRFPFVAEGRCISYLPSAHMADRIFSHYLQMATGWTITTVRDARQIFQAVAETRPTWFMGVPRIWEKLRAALLARFKAETPERQVAIDAAIDIATVRLRVGDQGDRLDPEMESGWQRADDEIFAPLRRELGLDRVELLMTGAAPIAPIVHEFFLSLGVPLAEGYGMSETGALGMTNLPGDIRMGTVGQPMPDTEARIAEDGELLMKGRHVMRGYRKDPEKTAEAIDSDGWLHTGDIASIDAEGFVRIVDRKKELIINAAGKNMSPVNIESTLKGASPLIGQVCCIGDARPYNVALIVLDPDGAGVFARQHGLAQLGLEALSLHPKVHAAVEDAVKLANKQLSRVEQIKHYSLLDREWLPDGDELTPTSKLKRRVIADKYAGVIEELYSRPGALSR; via the coding sequence GTGAGTATCTCGCCCCTGGAATCAGCCAAGCTGACGGCCGCACTCGAACAAGAAGTAACACTGTGCGGACTGTTTCAGAGAACGGTCGCAGCAAATCCAGACGACATCGCCATCCGGGCGCACGGCGACACCGTTGGCATCACCCGGGGCGAGTATGCCCGCGCAGTCGAGGAGATTGCGGGAAAACTGGCCGGGCTGGGTGTGCGGCACGGCGACACCGTCGGCCTCATGATGTCGAACCGGCCGGAGTTCCACCTGATCGACACTGCGGTCCTGCATCTCGGCGCAACACCGTTTTCGATCTACAACACATCTGCACCTCAACAGATCTCGTATCTCCTGAATCACGCCGAGAACACCGTCATGCTGTGTGAGAGTCAGTACGTCGGACGCATCCGCGAGGCTGCGGACCTGCAACACCTCGAACACATCGTCGTCATCGACGAAGACGATGCGGCGCCCACGGGGACGTCGAGTCTCGCCTCCCTCGCGATTCCGGAAGACTTCGACTTCGAGTCATGTTGGCGCGCAGTCCGTCCGGACGATGTTGCCACCTTGATCTACACGTCGGGCACCACCGGCCCACCCAAAGGCGTCGAATTGACGCACGCCAACGTGTTGTTCGTCCTGCAGACATGCAACGTGCGTTTCCCGTTCGTTGCCGAAGGACGGTGTATCTCCTATCTACCGTCTGCACACATGGCCGACCGCATCTTCTCTCATTACCTGCAGATGGCCACCGGGTGGACCATCACCACGGTCCGAGATGCCCGACAGATCTTCCAAGCAGTCGCCGAGACGCGCCCAACCTGGTTCATGGGGGTTCCCCGAATCTGGGAGAAGCTACGCGCGGCACTCCTGGCGCGATTCAAAGCGGAGACGCCCGAGCGTCAGGTGGCCATCGACGCGGCGATCGACATCGCCACAGTCCGCCTGCGGGTCGGCGATCAGGGCGATCGCCTCGATCCCGAAATGGAGTCAGGATGGCAGCGCGCCGACGATGAGATCTTCGCCCCGCTCCGCCGCGAACTCGGCTTGGATCGTGTCGAACTCCTCATGACCGGCGCCGCGCCGATTGCGCCGATCGTGCACGAATTCTTCCTCTCGCTGGGCGTGCCACTCGCCGAGGGCTACGGCATGTCCGAGACGGGCGCGCTGGGCATGACCAACCTCCCCGGCGACATCAGAATGGGCACCGTCGGTCAACCCATGCCGGACACCGAGGCGCGCATAGCCGAGGATGGCGAGCTCCTGATGAAGGGTCGGCATGTGATGCGCGGCTACCGGAAGGACCCGGAAAAGACCGCCGAAGCAATCGATTCCGATGGTTGGCTACATACCGGCGACATCGCGTCGATCGATGCGGAAGGCTTTGTCCGCATCGTCGACCGCAAGAAGGAACTCATCATCAACGCGGCAGGCAAGAACATGTCGCCGGTGAACATCGAGAGCACGCTCAAGGGCGCGTCACCTCTGATCGGTCAAGTGTGTTGCATCGGCGATGCGCGTCCCTACAACGTCGCACTGATCGTGCTCGATCCGGACGGGGCCGGGGTGTTCGCCCGTCAACACGGGTTGGCACAGCTGGGTCTGGAGGCGCTGAGCCTGCATCCCAAGGTGCACGCTGCCGTCGAGGACGCGGTCAAGCTCGCCAACAAGCAACTGTCTCGAGTCGAGCAGATCAAGCATTACTCGCTGCTCGATCGTGAATGGCTGCCCGACGGCGACGAACTCACGCCGACCTCAAAGCTCAAACGCCGCGTCATTGCTGACAAGTACGCCGGTGTCATAGAGGAGCTGTACTCGCGGCCGGGTGCACTGAGTCGCTGA